A single Orcinus orca chromosome 2, mOrcOrc1.1, whole genome shotgun sequence DNA region contains:
- the PSMA4 gene encoding proteasome subunit alpha type-4 isoform X1: MSRRYDSRTTIFSPEGRLYQVEYAMEAIGHAGTCLGILANDGVLLAAERRNIHKLLDEVFFSEKIYKLNEDMACSVAGITSDANVLTNELRLIAQRYLLQYQEPIPCEQLVTALCDIKQAYTQFGGKRPFGVSLLYIGWDKHYGFQLYQSDPSGNYGGWKATCIGNNSAAAVSMLKQDYKEGEMTLKSALALAIKVLNKTMDVSKLSAEKVEIATLTRENGKTVIRVLKQKEVEQLIKKHEEEEAKAEREKKEKEQKEKDK, encoded by the exons GTCGCTTGTACCAAGTTGAATATGCCATGGAAGCTATAGGACATGCAGGCACCTGTTTGGGAATTTTAGCAAATGATGGTGTTCTGCTTGCAGCAGAGAGACGTAACATCCACAAGCTTCTTGATGaagtctttttttctgaaaaaatttaTAAACTGAATGA GGATATGGCCTGCAGTGTGGCAGGCATAACTTCTGATGCTAATGTTCTGACTAATGAACTGAGGCTCATTGCTCAAAG GTATTTATTGCAGTATCAGGAGCCAATTCCTTGTGAGCAGTTGGTCACAGCACTGTGTGATATCAAACAAGCTTATACGCAGTTTGGAG GAAAACGTCCCTTTGGTGTTTCATTGCTTTACATTGGCTGGGATAAGCACTATGGCTTTCAGCTCTATCAGAGTGACCCTAGCGGAAATTATGGAGGATGGAAAGCTACATGCATTGGAAATAATAGCGCT GCAGCTGTGTCAATGTTAAAACAAGATTACAAAGAAGGAGAAATGACTTTGAAGTCAGCTCTTGCTTTAGCTATCAAAGTCCTAAATAAGACCATGGATGTTAGTAAGCTCTCTGCTGAAAAAG TGGAAATCGCCACACTAACAAGAGAGAATGGAAAGACAGTCATCAGAGTTCTCAAACAAAAGGAAGTGGAACAGTTGATCAAAAAACATGAGGAAGAAGAAGCGAAAGCTGAgcgtgagaagaaagaaaaagaacagaaagaaaaggataaataG
- the PSMA4 gene encoding proteasome subunit alpha type-4 isoform X2: MSRRYDSRTTIFSPEGRLYQVEYAMEAIGHAGTCLGILANDGVLLAAERRNIHKLLDEVFFSEKIYKLNEDMACSVAGITSDANVLTNELRLIAQRYLLQYQEPIPCEQLVTALCDIKQAYTQFGGKRPFGVSLLYIGWDKHYGFQLYQSDPSGNYGGWKATCIGNNSAWKSPH, encoded by the exons GTCGCTTGTACCAAGTTGAATATGCCATGGAAGCTATAGGACATGCAGGCACCTGTTTGGGAATTTTAGCAAATGATGGTGTTCTGCTTGCAGCAGAGAGACGTAACATCCACAAGCTTCTTGATGaagtctttttttctgaaaaaatttaTAAACTGAATGA GGATATGGCCTGCAGTGTGGCAGGCATAACTTCTGATGCTAATGTTCTGACTAATGAACTGAGGCTCATTGCTCAAAG GTATTTATTGCAGTATCAGGAGCCAATTCCTTGTGAGCAGTTGGTCACAGCACTGTGTGATATCAAACAAGCTTATACGCAGTTTGGAG GAAAACGTCCCTTTGGTGTTTCATTGCTTTACATTGGCTGGGATAAGCACTATGGCTTTCAGCTCTATCAGAGTGACCCTAGCGGAAATTATGGAGGATGGAAAGCTACATGCATTGGAAATAATAGCGCT TGGAAATCGCCACACTAA